In one window of Prionailurus bengalensis isolate Pbe53 chromosome B3, Fcat_Pben_1.1_paternal_pri, whole genome shotgun sequence DNA:
- the LOC122467872 gene encoding olfactory receptor 4F15-like — protein MSGLNESVVSEFMLLGLASSWETKVFLMLIFSLIYLGIILGNLFIVFLVIFDSHLHSPMYFLLANLSLIDVGLSSTTVPKMITDLLNEYKRISFQSCMTQICFIHIMGGVEMVLLIAMAFDRYTAICKPLHYLNIMNPKICVSFVIAGWVIGVIHAMSQFAFIINLPFCGPNKVDSFYCDFPRIIKLACTDGAKFEFIIAANSGFMSMGTFFLLILSYIFILVTVWKRSSGDLSKAFVTLSAHITVVVLFFTPCMFLYVWPFPTSSIDKYLFIVDFAITPVLNPAIYTLRNKDIKISIKRLSKWGHYVKFC, from the coding sequence ATGAGTGGACTAAATGAATCTGTTGTTTCTGAGTTTATGTTGTTGGGACTCGCTAGTTCTTGGGAAACTAAAGTTTTTCTCATGTTGAtattttccttgatttatttGGGGATCATCTTGGGAAATCTCTTCAttgtctttttggtaatttttgattCTCATTTACATTCTCCTATGTACTTCCTGCTGGCCAACCTATCCCTCATTGATGTGGGGCTTTCCTCTACCACAGTTCCAAAGATGATTACAGACCTTCTAAATGAGTATAAGAGAATTTCTTTCCAAAGTTGTATGACACAGATATGCTTCATCCACATCATGGGAGGAGTGGAGATGGTGTTACTCATCGCCATGGCATTTGACAGGTACACAGCAATCTGTAAGCCTCTTCACTACCTGAACATCATGAACCCCAAAATATGTGTTTCATTTGTAATTGCTGGCTGGGTCATTGGGGTGATCCATGCTATGTCCCAGTTTGCTTTCATTATAAACTTGCCCTTTTGCGGTCCTAATAAAGTAGACAGCTTTTACTGTGACTTTCCCAGGATCATAAAACTTGCATGCACAGATGGAGCCAAGTTTGAGTTTATTATTGCTGCCAACAGTGGCTTCATGAGCATGGGCACCTTCTTCCTGCTAATCCTTTCCTATATCTTCATTTTGGTCACTGTCTGGAAACGTTCTTCAGGAGACTTATCCAAAGCATTTGTCACTCTGTCAGCTCACATCACTgtggtggttctatttttcactCCATGCATGTTTCTCTATGTATGGCCTTTCCCCACGTCATCAATTGATAAATACCTATTCATTGTTGACTTTGCTATCACCCCTGTCTTGAATCCTGCCATCTATACATTACGGAACAAAGACATAAAGATATCAATAAAAAGATTGAGCAAATGGGGACATTATGTCAAATTCTGCTGA